The DNA region aaaagcgttgcaaaACGTTGCCTTTGcataaaacgacaacgcttttaaagcattgcaaaagcgttgtctttagtACAAATgacaacgttttaaaagcgttgtcgttgagcagactttttacaacagtgcctttaacaacgctttttcaggcaaaaagacaacgctttaaaagcgttgtctattagcttttttcttgtagtgtggggTACTCTTCTCTTCGGCTTATTGGCAGAGGATGGTGGTTTGTCTGCCTTTTTTCACGCcgcctgcgcttcttccactttgatgtagcTGATGACCTTCTccagcatctcatcaaaattcaatATGGGATTCCTGATGAGGTCCCTAAAGAATTCCCCTTCTATTAGACCATGAGAGAAGGCGTTCATGAGTATTTCCGATGTGACCGAGGGAACATCCTgagccacttgattgaagcgtTTGATATAGCTTCTTAACGGCTCGGAGGGCCCTTGCTTGAGAGCAAACAAGCAATGGTCCGTCTTTTGATATTTCCTACTACTGGCAAAGTGGCGCAGGAATGCGATCTTGAAATCGGAGAAGCAGGTGATGGACCCATGCGGTagtccatcgaaccacttctgggCATAGCCCGATAAGGTATTCAGGAATACTCGACATTTAACGACATCGCTGTACTAGTATAACAGAACCGCGTTCCTGAACTTGCGAAGGTGGTCTTCAGGATCTTTGCTGCCATCATATTCCTCGATAGCAGGGGGTCGGTACCCTTTTGATAACCTTTCCTCCAATATTTTGGAAGAGAATGACACTTTCTCCTCCAGCTCTACACAATGTTCTTCTCAGGGGACGGTAGTCTTTCCCCTTTTCGAATCCTTGGGCTGAGAACTTTCTGCCACAGAAACTTGCGGTTGCTCCTTGTGGCTGTAGCAACCAGGATCTGGCTGGTAATAACCCTGGTCGGGCTCTCTATAAAAGGCAGGAGGAAATTCCATGGGTTGTTTTCTCTTGGAACCTCGATTCGAGGCGTGAGCCGGTTCTTTAGAAACCTCAGGTAACTTTCGCGGTCTGGAGGCAGTAGTTTGTTGCTTTTCAGAGGTCGCCCGCCTTTTGGCTTCTTTGAAGAGTTCGTACTCTCCCGCTGTCATAATTACATTGATTCTGCCAgaatcctccatcttcacgtttcgAAGCAGGTAGTTGTGTTCTCACAGACGgtgtcaaatttgatcccgtccggaagttgagtcggaTAGAGGCTGACTGCGCTGTCCTTGGTGTTGATGGAAAGTCGTGGAAGCACCTGGTTGATCTAGCACCTATCGGAAGGGTTCTCACGAGCGGATGACAGGGGGTGATGACGGGGACGACGACGCGAGGGCTCTGCGCATACTCAGACAAGCCGCCTCTACGTTAGaaaccaagaaccagggaaaaatccccgggtcaggccctccggcgctcaagtcaagtacattttccccagaagcacagtgAAAGGACCAAAAGTAAAAGACAAGTGCGaaaagacgagtgagcgtacctgcgtagagACAAAGCTCCCCTTTTTATATAGCTATGCGTACTTCCggagtctgacgggtgtcagggaatgtcgggtgtcaggatttgtctgACGGTGAATGACACATGGCATATTCCTATAGGTTTAAGAAGGAATCGATGGGCGATGAAccctagaccgttagcatattctctgacatgcagtgattattctctgacggaTTGTTACGATTCCCTACCTTGCTTGTCGTATAGTGTAAGCTCGCCCTGGTCTGTTAACCCTCGACTGGGTCCTCGTACCTGCAAGTCTCGACCTGTATGCACTGACCTGCCTTTTCTTGGTGCATTCCCTAGCTTGTTTGTTGTCCCGCAAATCCAGATCTGTATGTCTCGCCCTACATTTGTCATTCGGTCTATCCCGGTAGATCCAGATCTGCGCCTACCACCCTGCTATTCGAGGCCTTCGCTTATCGTTCCTCAAGTCTCATCCCGTATGCACGACCTTGTTCTGTATCTTATCTTGacatgtaatccttggtttgcatatctcgACCTGTACGTCCTGATCCGTGTTTCCTGTCCTGTCCGTCTTGACCTGTGTCTCCTGTTTTGCCTGTCTTATCCTGTGAGTTCTTGACCTGCAAACCTTAAGCCGCCTATCCTATCCTATCCGTCCTGATTTGTATATCCCGACTTATACGTCCTGATCTGTGTATcatgtgccgcaagtctataaGTCTTGACCTGTAATCCTTGATTTGCATATTCCGATCTGCACGCTTTGGTCCGTGTATCCTGTACCacaagtctataagtcctgacctgtatgttTACCTTCCGAGTTCTTACTTGACATGTAGATCTAACTCCGGAATGCCACTTGTACCCGACCAGGACCATCCTGTAACCTGACCTTTCGAACCCCACGTAGGATGGAtttttgacctccacgtaggtCGGACTTTTGACCACTACGTATGTTTGACTTTTGACCACTGTGTGAGCTTGACTTCTGAATGCCCCGTGGGCTTGATTTCTGGTCACCCCATGGATTTGACTTCTGACCGTCCCATGAGCTTGACTTCCGACCACGTCCATTGTCTGACCCcactatcatgcaccgtatcattatttttttatacAATTAGCATATTTGTTTATTTGATAAAGTTACAATATTAACCGTAGCTTTAAGTTTCCTTCCTCATCTTTTAGGTAGATTTGATCTCCACCTCTTCTTTTTAATTCATCACCTCAACCCTCTAAAATAGCtctatctttttctttttccttcgggtaactttgaaaaaaaaaaaaaagtaatatagAAGGTAGATGTTGGTCAACAATATCTCTATATCAATCAAGCCAACAGTTACATATGAATTTTTTTGTTGTTCAGCTGTATGAATCTCTCCTCTTTCCTGTGCCATGGCTACCAATTGTGCCAATCTTTCTGCACCTCGTGCTGGAGAATTCCATCCCCATTCAACAGCAGTTCAAGGTCCCTTGCTGTCATTTTCCATGCAGCAAAACAGCATGCACGCAAGTCTCTCATTCCCACGCGAACATGCATGCATGTCTTGCAGGTGATTGGATTGGCGGCAGAATTTCTGTCAATTGACCGTCCTTGCCTCCGTCGTATGGTGGACAAATATCCACGCATGTCGACTGGAATGGCGCGTCCGGCGCCTCATGAATCAGAGCCATCATTGCACGCTTGCCTCACGTCACGTCTTTGACCATTCACTGAAGTCTCATTGGTATTTATTTTTCTGTTTAATATGATAAAAGATGATTCATTTATCCCTAACGTCTCTATTAATTTGTCACtagatcaacacggaggaggtaaatcatgaatgactattagtcattagtgcaaatggtcaaGATATggaggaggttatgctcggtcacgctgaGTTTTAACCCAAAACCTCATGTGACAATACCCCATATCTTAACCATCGCAGATCATTCACTGAAGTCTCATTAACATTTATTTCTCTGTTTAATGAACTATATTTACGGATAATATTAACGGTAAAttacataaaaaattttaatcataattttaatgcAATTTGCATACGGTGTCTATATCTAAAAactttgtttatatttttttacctacaaaattttatttatttcaatttccTCATACAAATATCCTTATCTAATTACCCTTCAAATTTGTTAggtgcaaaaaaaaaattcaaaaatgaatatatttcttcttaaattcagcactttaaattaaaatccagTATACTTCTATTAAAATTAcccttcatattttttaggtataaaaaatttaaaaataagtataattactCTTAAATTTGACACTTTAAATTTGAATCCAGTAtattttctttcaaattgagcataacttttttcctacttaatataattccttctaaattaagcataatttaagaaaatctagtatattttctatatcattttaaaaaaatctagtatatttttcatttaattaaagttGAAAAAGAGTCGtgcttaatttgatagaaaatatattgaattctaagttaatatgctgaattttagaaaaattatattcatttttgaaCTTTTAATACCTTAAAATATTAAGGGCAATTAGGTAAATTGGTATATATTATATTTGACTAGGGAGTGGAAATAAAGATTTTAGTCAATAGTGACGACATGCAAAgtattacatatatatatatatatatatattatattatatatgatCGTTAGACGACTCATTGAGTCCGAGTTCCCAGAGTGAATTTCAGTTATTCAAGCTTTCGAAAGTGGTCCAGAGGTCCCAACTTAATAAGAGTCGTCTAACAGTCGTCCAACAATCGTCTAACAATCGTCCATAAATAAGATGTACAAGATATGATCattatatatataacaaattaaaaaaaagatAGATCCGCTATTTTAGTGGTCTTTTAGTGTCGGTCttatggatatggagggaggtacatatAAGTACACAGATCATAACAATCTTAATTTGACTAATAGCGTCATAATATATAACGGAGTTGATTATCATATAATAGATTTAtagaattattttctaatttactcATTTCTAATGGCATGAGACCGCCATAGAAGGCTATTAAGGTGATAAATTTTATGTCCCCAGAGCTATGGTGTCATGGTAAGACATTCAAATTGTCACCTAGACACCCGCAGTTCAATCCCAAATTTTTGAACTGACCACTATCTGTATTTCTCGGATCGAGTCAGTTATCTATGGATAATCAATGAGGCTaattgaattattattattattattattattattattaagatGATAAATTTCAGAATTAATTTCACTAATAGCTCAATCGCTATTGAAACTATAGAAATTCAACCTGACTATTTGAAAATACCCTCCTATCGTCCCACCAAAACTTGAGGCTGCCCCTCTGATTAGTAAAAGCATCAGTAAAGGTTATATTTTGAGAAAGGAGAATGATCGGATTAATCAAAAAAACGCTACGGATTCATGCACGTAGTCAAGTCGTTTGTATAAATTCTCTCAAGTCCAACACTACGGCGAGCCTCGGTGGCGGCGCCGCCGAGAGTTGGACCTTTCAGAGCCACCTTCTCACTGTCGCCACAGGGTATTTAAACTGCGCTGGTTGTCTGTTTGCTGTAAACCAGGCCATGGCGAGGAAGAGAGACGCCGAGGCCGAGCTGAACCTGCCGCCCGGCTTTCGGTTCCACCCCACCGACGAGGAGCTCGTCGTCCACTACCTCTGCCCCAAGGCCGCCGGTCAACGCCTCCAGGTACCCATCATCGCCGAGATCGACCTCTACAAGTTTGACCCCTGGGACCTTCCAGGTACCCTTCAAATCAAACGCCTCATCGCTCTACTTCTAAACTACTTCAATCGAACAAAATACTTCTAAACTGAAGTGTGTTATCTGAGAATTTCGAATGGGTTCTGTGAGGGCAGAGATGGCGTTGTTCGGGAGCAAGGAGTGGTACTTTTTCACGCCTAGAGACCGCAAGTACCCCAACGGCTGTCGGCCAAACAGAGCCACCGGAAGTGGGCACTGGAAAGCCACAGGCGCCGATAAACCGATCACCCCGCGGGGCAGTGCCCAGCCGCTGGGGATCAAGAAAGCGCTCGTGTTCTACCATGGAAAGGCGCCGAGGGAAGTCAAGACGGATTGGATCATGCACGAGTACCGCCTCGCTAACACTGATAGATCGTCCAACAAGGGCAGCCTAAGAGTTCGTCTCGAGCTCCACAGTtcaactttctctctctttttttttccccaCTGACAAGACTTTGCTTTGCTTCAGTTGGATGATTGGGTCTTATGCCATTTGTACCACAAGAAGAACGTCTGGGAGAAGTTGCAGCATGAAAAAGAGGCAGCATCAGCTACGAAAACTACGAATTTTTCAGGGATTCAAACAATTTCCGAGAAGCTTCAGCAGATTGATTGCTACATGAACTTGAATCAAGATGGTTTTCGGGGTGCTTTAGCAGCAGATGGACTTGCTTCAATTTTCAATGTATCAAATACAGATCGCAGCTACTTCAGACAGAGCCAACCCTGCTTACCGCCATACTAGAATTAAACGATGAACTAAAGAGGAATTCAGTAatatgagatgattaattttaagAAACTGATCAGTTTGGCCACTGAACTACTTTCTTATTTTCTGCTAAAATAAGCATGCGTTTTGCAGTTTATTATTATCTGCAAATATCTGAGTTATGTAATGGACACATTGTTGGCCAACAACAATTGTAGCATGCTTGTAACCAAAGCAATCAGCAAATGCAATCGATAGGCATCAAAGTGCCAGTCTAAATCATTGGAACATGAACTTTGGCTTACTTCTGAAAGGTTTTATCTGTGGTCTTTATTTCAATTTTCAGGAATATTGGTACAAAAACAAAGGGTATCGAATTCAACTTGAAATTGGATCCTCTTAACTCAAGTGACGACTCTCAATTTGTACTGTTTCTTTGAAAGCAGCAGCAACATTATATTCAGCTTTGAACTTAAGGGAAAAAAAGACTGAACATACCTTTTGATTCAGCTAGAGGACTTGCTTGATCTGATCATTCAGGTGGTTTCTGATTATGCAGCTCTGATAATGCAATTTGTTATATAACTAATTGATAAGGGACATGAGACTAATATAAAAACTATTTCCTAAGTTTAGCCATGCTAAATTGATAAGGGAAATAAAGTTGAGTTAGACAGACTAAAGCTAGACAAAATGAATAAGTTAAATAGTTACTTGAGCCAATCAAATAAATCCAACTTCTTCCAGTTTCATTCTTTACATGTTTGCTGGATTTCATTATCAGCAAAGAAACTAACGTAAATACGGTACCTTAactatcatttttttttgtatttaagaAAGACCAACTAATTGTACGTATGTGGGAGTACCTGTAAGATACAATATCGTGTTTGACGAGTATTTAGTGCTGTCCTTATCTTGGCTAGCTGGCTCTAGAAAGATCTTTGACTTATTAAAGTCTTGGCCAATCATATGGTGTCTTCAGGATTCACCATTGGACAAGTTTTCTGTCTCCATGCTTCTTCGAGCCCCTAAAATCTTTCTTCACCTCATGCTCAAGAAGTACTGCCGGCTCTAGAGAGGCTTGAGAGATCTTAACGGGCTTATGTTTTGTGATTGCTTGCAGAATCTAAAAAGGAAAGAAGTAAACAAAAACTTGGTCTCTCTTTGTTGCAGTCATGGCTTGTACAAAATTCTTGCTTCTGCTGTTCATGTGGCTGCTTGATCAGCAACTTGGCTTTTGTAGCACGGATCCACAGGATGGTActgttctttttttcttttcccgATTCTACGAAACGAATTTAGCACAGtttaaggagaagaaaagagtggCTGCCATGAATCTGCTGATGAACTAACTATCAACCCTAAAATATGGCAGTCTATGCTCTCAGATCTCTTTCTGGTGAATGGAAAAATGGACCTTCGAGTTGGAGGCACTCAGATGATCCGTGTGGTAATTGGGATGGAGTCAATTGTAGCAACTCAATAAGGGTCACAGAGCTGTGAGTTTATCTGAAACTGTGCTGAAATTTTAATAAACTGGTAGAATTTCAATTCATTTGTTTTCTCTTTCAGGAAGCTATTCAACATGGGCATTAAGGGTACACTAAGCAATGCTATAGGAGATCTTACTGAATTGCAGCTCATGTGAGTTTAGTATACTAAATCCAATCCTTCAAACACTTGCCATAAGTTTTAGTTTCTGAACCTCAAGTTTGTGGATTGTGCCACCAATTTATTCAGAGACTTTTCCAATAACAAGTATCTCAACGGCCAACTTCCACCTAGTATTGGAAATTTGAAGAAGCTCAAGACTCTGTGAGTCCATCAGCAACTTCTCCATCTCTTCATTCTGCATTTCTTGAATTATAGTGCTCAACTACAAACATAACCTAGATGCTCTCTGAACTGCTTCTCAGGATACTGATTGGTTGCAAGTTCAGTGGTGCTATTCCTGTTGAACTAGGCAATCTATCCCAGCTCCAGACCTTGTAAGGATGTAATTTCCACTGTCTTGCTATTTTTGCTAGCTGAGGAACAAGAGTCTGATGATTCCCACCTCAACCTGTGTCACAGATCATTAAATGCAAACCATTTTACTGGTAGAATACCTGCATCCCTGGGTAGGCTCGCCGACCTCGTATGGCTAGACCTGGCAAACAATCAATTAAATGGAAGCATCCCGATTTCAGCAACTGAAGGTTCAGGTTTAGATCAGCTGGCTCACGCTCAGCACTTGTAAGCCTCAGTTTTCCATGCATGATCAAATAAAAAACTTACGCGGTGAAGAATTAACGATGATGAAATATGTTCTTATCAGCCACTTGAACAAGAATCATCTCTCAGGTCCAATTCCACTGAGCCTTTTCAGCTCTAGCATGAATGTTAAACATATGTAAGATGTATCAGCTCTATTGCCACCTGAAGCTTCCTTGTAATAGGCTCTCTGCATACTAACTTGTTGTTTGCATTCAGACTGCTTGACAGCAATAATCTTTCTGGGGTTATTCCAGAATCAATTGGACTTCTTCAGAAACTCGAAGTTTTGTGAGTGTTTGCTATTAATTTCCTTTTCATCAAACTGTTTGTTTATATCTTTCTTGCGCTTTTCTTAGACGGCTAGACCGCAATAATTTGATTGGACCAGTTCCTCAAAGTATCAGCAATCTGACAAGACTCAAAGTGCTGTAAGTGATTTCTGGAATCAATGAGATCAAATAACTTCTGAGCTTGAGAAACTGATCCTTGCTTGCCTTTGTCCTAGAAACTTTGCAAACAACGAGCTAACAGGAATGATACCAAATATGACCGGAATGCATGCCCTCTACAATCTGTGAGAATAAGCCATTTCAGGACTAGcttgattttccatttggtgaAATGGGAGATTATGCATACCTGATTTCATTTACAGGGACTTGAGCAACAACTCATTTGATCCTTCAGAGGCTCCATCTTGGTTCTCATCTGGACTTCAAAATCTCACAACTCTGTAAGTGTGCCGAATATTCAAATGAATCTTGAATTGTAGCTTTCCTTCAAGATATGCAGTGCTTAATCTAAGAATCACTTTGTCAGAACTATCGAGGCGGGAAAACTTCATGGGGAAGTGCCGGAAAAGCTGTTTAGCTTCCCGAACCTGCAGGAAGTGTAAGTATTTCATGAACAAGAGAAGGTCTAAGAAATCAAGAAAAGTACCTCATTTCAAGTGACTGACAGGAAGTTGAGTAGGAACTCATTTAGTGGCGCCCTCAATATGGGAACCAACATCAGCAAGCAATTGAAGGtggtaaattttcaaaacaatttacTTACCTCAGTTATGGTCTCTTCCAACTACAATGACAAACTAATGTGAGCACAGTTACGATATCTCCTCATTTCTAAGGTAATTTTCCCCTGCATGTTCTTAATCCAATCATATATCTGCAGACTTGTGGGGAATCCGGTTTGCAGTAACATGCACATATACCAAACAGAATACTGCCAAGTTCCAGGACAAGGTTTCACAATCAAATTGTCTGACAGTATCATCTGTTCGAATCCTTACGAAGCAACATCAATGTTCCGGGCGCCTTACTTCAGTTATCTAAATGATTCAATATATTACCCACAATTGAGGGAAAACATTTCAAATAAACTTGGAGTAGCTCAACGATTCTCGATCGACAATTACTCCTTTGATAGTGATGAGTACTTGCAAGTGCACATGAAGTTTTGCCCTTCAGTTTCAGGTTCAGGTTCAAAGTGCTTCACAAGTAAAGAAATATTGATGAATCTGGATCTGAACAGCAAAATTGATAGCCTCCCAGATGTGTTTGGACCATTTTACTTCATGATGTCTGAATATCAGTGCCAAGAAAGGGGTAACTGTTCTGAATTCTCACACTGATAATATGTATTTTCATTTAGTAACTTCACAAAATCTTACCTATTTTTCTGCCATTGGTGATTCTCAGGGAGCAAAATTTTGATAATTGGACTAGTGATCAGTTTTTCTGCTGCATCTTTAGCTGTTATCTGTATCGGAAGCTACGCGAtacggaaaaagaagcaagctgAAAGGGCTATCAGTAAAAGTGATCCTTTTGGTACTGTATATTGCCAAAACATTACTCATCCAATCAAGCTTTTTTATTTGCAAACATTTAATTTAAAGTGTCTTATtgatgcgaaaaacaattacAAATTCATAGTATGCTCTGCACTAATGTCTATGATTTCAGCCTCATGGGGATCAAATGGTGAAGATATTGGCGCTGCGCCAAACCAACAATCAGTGAGGTTCTTTTTGTACAATGAGCTCAGGAAATGCACTAAGAATTTCTCCAACTCCCAAGTAATTGGAACAGGAGGCTACGGCAAGGTCCTGATGAAATTCAACACACAATTGCATGC from Zingiber officinale cultivar Zhangliang chromosome 4B, Zo_v1.1, whole genome shotgun sequence includes:
- the LOC121974464 gene encoding NAC domain-containing protein 2-like, which encodes MARKRDAEAELNLPPGFRFHPTDEELVVHYLCPKAAGQRLQVPIIAEIDLYKFDPWDLPEMALFGSKEWYFFTPRDRKYPNGCRPNRATGSGHWKATGADKPITPRGSAQPLGIKKALVFYHGKAPREVKTDWIMHEYRLANTDRSSNKGSLRLDDWVLCHLYHKKNVWEKLQHEKEAASATKTTNFSGIQTISEKLQQIDCYMNLNQDGFRGALAADGLASIFNVSNTDRSYFRQSQPCLPPY
- the LOC121974463 gene encoding leucine-rich repeat receptor protein kinase HPCA1-like isoform X1 produces the protein MACTKFLLLLFMWLLDQQLGFCSTDPQDVYALRSLSGEWKNGPSSWRHSDDPCGNWDGVNCSNSIRVTELKLFNMGIKGTLSNAIGDLTELQLIDFSNNKYLNGQLPPSIGNLKKLKTLILIGCKFSGAIPVELGNLSQLQTLSLNANHFTGRIPASLGRLADLVWLDLANNQLNGSIPISATEGSGLDQLAHAQHFHLNKNHLSGPIPLSLFSSSMNVKHILLDSNNLSGVIPESIGLLQKLEVLRLDRNNLIGPVPQSISNLTRLKVLNFANNELTGMIPNMTGMHALYNLDLSNNSFDPSEAPSWFSSGLQNLTTLTIEAGKLHGEVPEKLFSFPNLQEVKLSRNSFSGALNMGTNISKQLKVVNFQNNLLTSVMVSSNYNDKLILVGNPVCSNMHIYQTEYCQVPGQGFTIKLSDSIICSNPYEATSMFRAPYFSYLNDSIYYPQLRENISNKLGVAQRFSIDNYSFDSDEYLQVHMKFCPSVSGSGSKCFTSKEILMNLDLNSKIDSLPDVFGPFYFMMSEYQCQERGSKILIIGLVISFSAASLAVICIGSYAIRKKKQAERAISKSDPFASWGSNGEDIGAAPNQQSVRFFLYNELRKCTKNFSNSQVIGTGGYGKVYKGILPDGQIVAIKRLQKDSLQGGLEFKTEIESLSRVHHKNLIQLCGFCYEKEERILVYEYISNGTLSENLSGSKSTQLDWKRRIQIAWDSATGLAYLHEHANPPLIHRDIKSTNILLDDNWNAKVADFGLSKLVKEVETGNASSFVKGTWGYLDPEYFRTNQLTAKSDVFSFGVVMLELVTARSPLKGGEHIVGVVEKAVNRYDREFYGLKHVMDEVLVEEGNLIGFKHFVDLALVCTQMSAEERPAMSEVAMEISMIMKNLD
- the LOC121974463 gene encoding leucine-rich repeat receptor protein kinase HPCA1-like isoform X2, encoding MGIKGTLSNAIGDLTELQLIDFSNNKYLNGQLPPSIGNLKKLKTLILIGCKFSGAIPVELGNLSQLQTLSLNANHFTGRIPASLGRLADLVWLDLANNQLNGSIPISATEGSGLDQLAHAQHFHLNKNHLSGPIPLSLFSSSMNVKHILLDSNNLSGVIPESIGLLQKLEVLRLDRNNLIGPVPQSISNLTRLKVLNFANNELTGMIPNMTGMHALYNLDLSNNSFDPSEAPSWFSSGLQNLTTLTIEAGKLHGEVPEKLFSFPNLQEVKLSRNSFSGALNMGTNISKQLKVVNFQNNLLTSVMVSSNYNDKLILVGNPVCSNMHIYQTEYCQVPGQGFTIKLSDSIICSNPYEATSMFRAPYFSYLNDSIYYPQLRENISNKLGVAQRFSIDNYSFDSDEYLQVHMKFCPSVSGSGSKCFTSKEILMNLDLNSKIDSLPDVFGPFYFMMSEYQCQERGSKILIIGLVISFSAASLAVICIGSYAIRKKKQAERAISKSDPFASWGSNGEDIGAAPNQQSVRFFLYNELRKCTKNFSNSQVIGTGGYGKVYKGILPDGQIVAIKRLQKDSLQGGLEFKTEIESLSRVHHKNLIQLCGFCYEKEERILVYEYISNGTLSENLSGSKSTQLDWKRRIQIAWDSATGLAYLHEHANPPLIHRDIKSTNILLDDNWNAKVADFGLSKLVKEVETGNASSFVKGTWGYLDPEYFRTNQLTAKSDVFSFGVVMLELVTARSPLKGGEHIVGVVEKAVNRYDREFYGLKHVMDEVLVEEGNLIGFKHFVDLALVCTQMSAEERPAMSEVAMEISMIMKNLD
- the LOC121974463 gene encoding leucine-rich repeat receptor protein kinase HPCA1-like isoform X3; the encoded protein is MLSELLLRILIGCKFSGAIPVELGNLSQLQTLSLNANHFTGRIPASLGRLADLVWLDLANNQLNGSIPISATEGSGLDQLAHAQHFHLNKNHLSGPIPLSLFSSSMNVKHILLDSNNLSGVIPESIGLLQKLEVLRLDRNNLIGPVPQSISNLTRLKVLNFANNELTGMIPNMTGMHALYNLDLSNNSFDPSEAPSWFSSGLQNLTTLTIEAGKLHGEVPEKLFSFPNLQEVKLSRNSFSGALNMGTNISKQLKVVNFQNNLLTSVMVSSNYNDKLILVGNPVCSNMHIYQTEYCQVPGQGFTIKLSDSIICSNPYEATSMFRAPYFSYLNDSIYYPQLRENISNKLGVAQRFSIDNYSFDSDEYLQVHMKFCPSVSGSGSKCFTSKEILMNLDLNSKIDSLPDVFGPFYFMMSEYQCQERGSKILIIGLVISFSAASLAVICIGSYAIRKKKQAERAISKSDPFASWGSNGEDIGAAPNQQSVRFFLYNELRKCTKNFSNSQVIGTGGYGKVYKGILPDGQIVAIKRLQKDSLQGGLEFKTEIESLSRVHHKNLIQLCGFCYEKEERILVYEYISNGTLSENLSGSKSTQLDWKRRIQIAWDSATGLAYLHEHANPPLIHRDIKSTNILLDDNWNAKVADFGLSKLVKEVETGNASSFVKGTWGYLDPEYFRTNQLTAKSDVFSFGVVMLELVTARSPLKGGEHIVGVVEKAVNRYDREFYGLKHVMDEVLVEEGNLIGFKHFVDLALVCTQMSAEERPAMSEVAMEISMIMKNLD